Part of the Desulfovulcanus ferrireducens genome is shown below.
AATACCCCAAGAGTGGCTCTGGTTATTTGAAGCTGCTTAAACCAGAGACGCGTCTTGAGGTGAATCGAGATTGTTTTGCCGGGTTCCGGTTGAATATTTTCATGGATCCAGATGGTCAATGTGCTTTGCTCTATTTTATGAAATCGTCCACTTACCAAGTCTTTTGGTTGTCCCAGGCAAACTGCCGGGAGTTTGGTACCACTTCATCAACCCTGTATGGACATGACATAAATTGTTACATGTCCTCCTTTTTGAAGAATATAACGTGAGGCCTCTGGGGTAACATGAACATCCATTTTACACACCAACTTTGCATGGAGCCATGGTCGGAGAAAACCAAGAGCTCTGGTTGTGATTGATTCAGGTTTTAGTTTAAAAAATAATATACCATAGAGCAACAAAACAGTAAACCTTAATCCGTAAGGATCACAGGGGGTTAGTAAAATATAAGATAGGGGTAAGAGTTAAGGATTAGTGGTAAGGGAAATGTATCAGGGCAAGCGCATCTAAATAAGAGAAAACCTCGCGTCGGGCCGAGTGGTTTTTGTTCGGCTTGGAACTCAAGACGAACAAAAAATGTCTTTCCCTTGGCGTCTTGGCGCGAGATTATTCTTTAAAATTAGATAAGTTGACCCTGGCCGGGAAACATCTCCCTCTTGACCTGAAACAATATTCAAATTAGTTCCCAAATATAGGCTACAGAAACTGTGCCCTAAATGTTATAGTCTCCAATCAACCAAAAAGTCAGTAAAGGTGGATAGATGATTCCTCTAAAAGACAGTATTCCCCATAGGGAAACCCCATTCGTAAATTATGCAATTATGGCGGTAAACATCCTGGTCTTTTTTATCCAGGTTTCTTTACCTGAACCCTATTTAATTACCTTTATCCACAAGTACGGTCTTGTCCCGGCCAGATATACCAATGAAGTCTGGGCCTTTTTTGCAGGTCTGCCTCCGTGGGATTATTCACCCTTTTTGACGAATATGTTTCTGCATGGAGGTTGGTTTCATCTTATTTCCAATATGTGGGCCTTGTGGATCTTTGGAGACAATGTAGAAGACAGGCTGGGGCACTTCCGTTATCTTATTTTTTATATTCTTTGCGGGCTTGCAGCCAATATGACCCATTTCCTGACTGATTTATACTCCACTATTCCTGTTGTTGGAGCATCCGGGGCAATTGCCGGCGTCATGGGTGCATACCTGATCTTGTTTCCGTATTCCAGGATAATAACTTTAATCCCTGTTTTCTTTATCCCCTATTTTATTGAGATTCCGGCAGTTCTGTATCTTGTTGGCTGGTTTGTTTCTCAACTGTTTCCCGGAATACTGGCTATTGTATCGGCAAATAATGGTTCCAGTATTGCCTGGTGGGCCCATATTGGTGGGTTTATTGCCGGGATCATCCTTTTACCCCTCTTGCGCAAAAAAGAGTATCGTCGGCTTTATCCTGACGAAATTTTCATTAATTATCGCAACTTATAGGAGGTCACTTTATGCATCCATTTGACTTGTTGTGGATCTTTTTTATTTTATCTGCCCTGCAGCCCGTGCTCAAACAAAGAATGCTGGAGGCCAGCAGGCAAAGGCTCATTGCAAAAATTGAGAAAAAACGGTCATCACGGGTCATCCTTTTGGTTCATCGCCAGGAGACCATGAGTTTGCTGGGCTTTCCGGTGTTTAAATACATCGACATCCAGGACTCCGAGGAAGTCTTGCGGGCTATTTACATGACCGATCCTGATGTGCCATTGGATATTGTCCTGCACACTCCGGGCGGCCTTGTTCTGGCTTCGTTGCAAATCGCCCGTGCCTTGAAAAAGCACAAGGGCAAGGTCACGGTTTTTGTTCCTCACTATGCCATGAGCGGTGGGACAATGATTGCCCTGGCTGCTGATGAAATTGTCATGACTGAATCATCTGTCCTGGGGCCAGTGGATCCCCAGCTCGGTGAATACCCTGCGGCATCCATTGTCAAACTTACCCAGCAAAAAAGCACCGATAAGATAGAAGACAAAAGCCTGATCATGGCTGACGTGGCTGCCAAGGCCATTAAACAGGTTGAAGAAGCAGTGTATGAACTGTTGGACGGCAAGGTTGATGAGGCCAAGGCCAGAGAATTGGCCAAGACGTTATCCGAAGGCAGATGGACTCATGACTACCCCATCACCTTTGAGGAAGCCCAAAAGCTGGGCCTAAATGTATCCAAAGATATGCCGGCTGAATTTTTACAGCTCCTAAGCCTTTACCCTCAGCCCGTGCGCAAAATGCCTACTGTTGAATACCTTCCCATCCCCAAAAAAAGTAAACAATAGTTTTTATTGAGCTGATTGCCTTGGCCCAGGCTAGAATTTGTCCTGGGCCAAATATTCACTTCTTCGCTTTGCGAAGGAAAAGTGAACGAAAAATGAAACTCGTCCTTGTCCAGCCTCCTATTCAGGACTTTTACCAGACCAGCATCCGGCTACAACCCATCGGCCTGGCTTATCTGAAGGGAGCTGTGCAAAAGTTTCTGCCTGAAGTAAAAGTTAAAATACTTGACTTTCACCATGGCTTTGGCCGCAAAACTATTCCTATCCCCAAGGAACTCTCCTATTTGAAAGACTTCTATCCCTGTCCGGATACAAGCCCGTTCTGCACATTTTACCATTATTACCATTTCGGAGCGGACTTTATCCAGGCCGCGCAGATCGTGGCCGAGGAACAACCAGACCTAGTGGGGATATCTATTCTTTTCTCTCCCTACTTCAGAGAGGCCTTAAGACTTGCTCAAGAAATCAAAAAAAGAATCCCTGTGCCTGTTATTGCCGGGGGCAGCCATGTTTCGGCAGAGCCTTATTCAATTTTAAAAAAAGAATGCATTGATTTTATCATTCAAGGGGAAGGTGAAAAGCCCCTGGTAGAGTTTTTAAAGGAATTTACAGGAGATAAAAACTACGCACGGGTGCCTGGTTTGGGATTTAAAGAAAATGGGCAGGTACATCTGAACCCTGTAGGACCCAACTATGGTCTGGATAAACTGCCCCTGCCCGACCTGTCGGATTTTCCCCTGACAAGGTACCGGATGGGCAAAGACCCCATCTATTTTATAACCACATCCAGGGGATGCCCGCATAAATGCTCCTTTTGTTCGGTCGGGGCCACATTTGGCACGGGATACCGGAAGCGAACCGTTGATTCTATCCTGGAAGAAATGAAAATTCGTTACGAGCAAGGTTATCGGGTCTTTGATTTTGAAGACGATAACCTCACTTTTTTCCAGGATGAAATGAAAAATCTATGCCTTGCCATTCAAAAAACTTTTCCCCCGGGGCAGATCCGGTTGGTGGCCATGAATGGCCTCTCTTATCTTCACCTTGATGACGAACTGCTGACTCTTATGCGCCAGGCCGGCTTTACCGACCTGAATCTTGCCCTGGTCAGCTCTGGCCAGTCAGTGCTTAAATCCTGTCACAGGCCTCATACGGTTGAAAAATTTACACAGGTCGTGAACAAAGGTTTCGAGCTCGGCTTCCACATGGTTGCCTACCAGATATTGGGACTTCCACAGGAAACTCTGGCCTCCATGATCAAGACACTCACATTCCTGACCAGCCAGCCCGTGCTTATCGGCCCATCCCTGTTCTACCTGGCACCAGGCTCAAAGATTGCCCGAAAGTTTGGCCCCCTGGCTGAAAAGGATTTTTTTCTGGCCAGATCCACGGCAATGGCCATAGAGACGCAAAACTTTAATCGCGAAGACCTTTATTCCCTATTTATTTGCACACGTATTATCAACTTCCTGAAATCAATTGCCGGCAAGGAGAATATCAAGCTCAGCCAGGTTCTTCGCATGAAACAGCCCTCAAACAAACGGTTTGACCTCGGTCTGACCATTTTAAACAGACTCATCCGGGAAAAGGCCCTGTATGCCTATAACGGCCAGAGCTTTCATAGGCTGCCAAAATTCAAATGGGAAATTTTTAAGAGAGTATTTTCAAACCTAAAGTTTATCACGTGTAAAGATAAGACCAGGATTGAAATAGATGTGGGGCTTTAGGGATGCGCCTGCAAAAAGTCCCTTTTTCCAGGCAATGTTGAATTTTGAATTATGAATGTTGAATTATATAAACGGGTTATAGGATGTTTTTTTTGTAAAAATTGTGATTTTTTAATTTTTGCAGTTGCATCTTTAGGGTTTAGGGAATAATTTGGCTATCCAAGTTTTCTCAATTAAAATTTTTTCATCAGAATAAATCCTGCCTACAAATTTATCACCGGTTTTGTAAGTTCCAACTCCTTTTGGAGTGCCGGTCATAACGATATCG
Proteins encoded:
- a CDS encoding rhomboid family intramembrane serine protease — protein: MIPLKDSIPHRETPFVNYAIMAVNILVFFIQVSLPEPYLITFIHKYGLVPARYTNEVWAFFAGLPPWDYSPFLTNMFLHGGWFHLISNMWALWIFGDNVEDRLGHFRYLIFYILCGLAANMTHFLTDLYSTIPVVGASGAIAGVMGAYLILFPYSRIITLIPVFFIPYFIEIPAVLYLVGWFVSQLFPGILAIVSANNGSSIAWWAHIGGFIAGIILLPLLRKKEYRRLYPDEIFINYRNL
- a CDS encoding SDH family Clp fold serine proteinase — encoded protein: MHPFDLLWIFFILSALQPVLKQRMLEASRQRLIAKIEKKRSSRVILLVHRQETMSLLGFPVFKYIDIQDSEEVLRAIYMTDPDVPLDIVLHTPGGLVLASLQIARALKKHKGKVTVFVPHYAMSGGTMIALAADEIVMTESSVLGPVDPQLGEYPAASIVKLTQQKSTDKIEDKSLIMADVAAKAIKQVEEAVYELLDGKVDEAKARELAKTLSEGRWTHDYPITFEEAQKLGLNVSKDMPAEFLQLLSLYPQPVRKMPTVEYLPIPKKSKQ
- a CDS encoding B12-binding domain-containing radical SAM protein, with product MKLVLVQPPIQDFYQTSIRLQPIGLAYLKGAVQKFLPEVKVKILDFHHGFGRKTIPIPKELSYLKDFYPCPDTSPFCTFYHYYHFGADFIQAAQIVAEEQPDLVGISILFSPYFREALRLAQEIKKRIPVPVIAGGSHVSAEPYSILKKECIDFIIQGEGEKPLVEFLKEFTGDKNYARVPGLGFKENGQVHLNPVGPNYGLDKLPLPDLSDFPLTRYRMGKDPIYFITTSRGCPHKCSFCSVGATFGTGYRKRTVDSILEEMKIRYEQGYRVFDFEDDNLTFFQDEMKNLCLAIQKTFPPGQIRLVAMNGLSYLHLDDELLTLMRQAGFTDLNLALVSSGQSVLKSCHRPHTVEKFTQVVNKGFELGFHMVAYQILGLPQETLASMIKTLTFLTSQPVLIGPSLFYLAPGSKIARKFGPLAEKDFFLARSTAMAIETQNFNREDLYSLFICTRIINFLKSIAGKENIKLSQVLRMKQPSNKRFDLGLTILNRLIREKALYAYNGQSFHRLPKFKWEIFKRVFSNLKFITCKDKTRIEIDVGL